The bacterium genome window below encodes:
- a CDS encoding aspartate carbamoyltransferase catalytic subunit: MTWKHKHLLGLEGMSRDDISFILDTTERFHEVLDRPIPIVPALRGKTILAMFYEPSTRTSISFGMAGKRLSADVVSFSKSTSSVQKGETLLDTVRTIESMRIDGVIIRHACPGSAKFVADRVDAFVVNAGDGPHEHPTQGLLDLFSARKRLGTLDGKRIVVVGDITHSRVARSGIIGFSTMGAKVTVCGPATLMPRNIAEAFPMIAVETDLDKAIEDADIVMMLRLQLERQRKGLFPSIREYRTLYCLTSKRLKKAKKDAVVMHPGPMNRGVEIDADVADGPNSCVLAQVRAGVAVRMAVLYILAGGELER; this comes from the coding sequence GTGACCTGGAAACATAAGCATCTGCTTGGACTTGAAGGCATGTCAAGGGATGACATAAGCTTCATACTCGATACGACCGAGCGTTTCCATGAAGTACTTGACAGACCCATACCTATAGTACCGGCGCTTCGAGGCAAGACGATTCTGGCTATGTTCTACGAACCTTCGACAAGAACCTCTATCTCGTTCGGAATGGCTGGAAAAAGATTGTCGGCGGATGTAGTCAGCTTCAGCAAATCGACCTCAAGCGTCCAGAAGGGAGAAACGCTGCTGGATACCGTTCGGACTATCGAATCAATGAGGATTGACGGCGTCATTATCAGGCACGCATGTCCGGGTTCGGCAAAGTTCGTAGCAGACAGGGTTGACGCCTTCGTGGTAAACGCAGGAGATGGACCTCACGAGCATCCGACTCAGGGTCTACTTGATCTCTTCTCTGCAAGAAAGCGGCTTGGAACCCTGGACGGGAAAAGAATCGTCGTAGTCGGAGACATAACCCACAGCAGGGTTGCACGCTCGGGAATAATCGGTTTCTCCACCATGGGAGCAAAAGTTACAGTATGCGGTCCCGCGACATTGATGCCAAGAAATATCGCAGAAGCGTTCCCGATGATAGCGGTCGAAACCGATTTAGACAAGGCGATTGAAGACGCAGACATTGTAATGATGCTTCGTCTTCAGCTTGAAAGGCAAAGAAAAGGACTGTTTCCGTCAATAAGAGAGTACAGAACCCTTTACTGTCTGACATCAAAGCGATTAAAAAAGGCGAAAAAAGACGCGGTAGTAATGCATCCCGGACCAATGAACCGTGGCGTCGAAATTGACGCTGATGTAGCGGATGGCCCTAATTCCTGCGTGCTTGCACAGGTGAGGGCAGGCGTGGCCGTGCGAATGGCAGTCTTATACATACTTGCAGGAGGTGAGCTTGAGCGCTGA
- a CDS encoding ABC transporter substrate-binding protein: protein MKKTSTTLTCSTILLVFLGITGCTAPFINREKYEAEATAYFNTGEEFFKKGDYDKAVSTFTNVIKTYPRSQLADDAYYLASLSFAKKKDWEHAVGASLNLAKSYPASPLIPKTKIILAEGYNNIGMYEEALLNYIEAYIVSDIPKEREIASSQAKNLLGREKDYSVLLDIYDRYGNTDAAEWILYRLGDLSFQLENYEASERHLSELKRRFPKSPYIDKIGGKDISASKLKSELTIGVLLPLTGSLSSYGLNVKQGIDLANDLKGDATVKLVEYDTRSDPGEALRGAEYLLKEEASVIIGPLTSSGITAVTKAAARNGTVVISPTATDPSLLSQYECLFELNSYSEEETKAIASYALSQGMTQFGVLYPNSENGKFLADVFAKAVERGGGKVLYSSQLSDTVTEIQKTIVSVRYSPAQAVFLPFTKTQLMSVVPEIAYYRLKVKILGIDDFADSDILRRGGVPFENVWFASPPCKIETSYPFEVFFSQYKSLYGKDPNWESALGYDAYNFIIAAFSSGKSESLCRSLRQLDNRRGTLGRLVFIDSPQEPSLRIYTIKNEEIKEVVR, encoded by the coding sequence ATGAAAAAAACAAGTACTACATTAACGTGCTCGACCATTCTTTTAGTTTTTTTGGGGATAACGGGCTGCACAGCGCCTTTCATCAACAGAGAGAAATACGAAGCCGAAGCAACAGCATACTTCAACACCGGGGAAGAGTTCTTCAAGAAAGGAGACTACGACAAGGCAGTCTCTACCTTTACGAACGTCATTAAAACCTACCCGCGCTCCCAGCTTGCAGATGATGCATACTATCTTGCTTCGCTTTCTTTCGCTAAAAAGAAGGATTGGGAGCACGCAGTTGGAGCTTCATTGAATCTTGCTAAATCTTATCCCGCATCTCCTCTTATTCCGAAAACAAAGATAATTCTTGCTGAAGGCTACAATAACATCGGCATGTACGAAGAAGCTCTCTTAAATTATATCGAAGCCTATATAGTCTCGGATATTCCTAAGGAACGTGAGATAGCTTCCTCCCAGGCAAAAAACCTGTTGGGCAGAGAAAAAGACTATAGTGTTCTTTTAGATATTTATGATCGTTATGGAAATACTGATGCAGCGGAATGGATTCTCTACAGGCTTGGAGATTTGTCGTTTCAACTTGAAAACTACGAGGCTTCTGAACGGCACTTATCCGAGTTGAAAAGGAGATTTCCCAAGAGCCCGTATATTGATAAGATAGGCGGGAAGGACATATCCGCATCAAAACTTAAGAGCGAATTAACCATCGGGGTGCTGCTCCCTCTGACCGGAAGCCTTTCTTCATATGGTCTAAATGTGAAGCAAGGTATAGATTTGGCAAACGACCTGAAGGGAGACGCAACGGTCAAACTCGTGGAATACGACACGAGATCAGATCCTGGAGAAGCTCTAAGGGGAGCCGAATATCTCTTAAAAGAGGAAGCAAGTGTAATCATTGGCCCATTGACTTCCTCCGGCATTACTGCCGTCACAAAAGCTGCCGCAAGAAACGGAACTGTCGTTATTTCTCCGACTGCGACAGACCCTTCCCTCTTATCGCAATACGAATGCTTGTTCGAACTCAATTCGTATTCGGAGGAAGAGACTAAAGCCATTGCAAGTTACGCTTTAAGCCAAGGTATGACTCAGTTCGGGGTGCTTTACCCCAATTCGGAAAACGGTAAATTTCTTGCCGATGTTTTTGCCAAGGCGGTTGAGAGAGGAGGAGGAAAGGTTCTTTACTCTTCCCAGCTCAGCGACACTGTTACAGAAATTCAGAAAACCATCGTATCTGTGAGATACAGTCCCGCTCAGGCTGTATTCTTACCTTTTACTAAAACTCAACTTATGTCTGTTGTACCCGAAATCGCATACTACAGGTTGAAGGTAAAAATTCTGGGGATAGATGACTTCGCGGACTCGGACATATTGAGGCGGGGTGGAGTACCTTTCGAGAACGTGTGGTTCGCTTCTCCTCCGTGCAAGATTGAGACGAGCTATCCATTCGAGGTTTTCTTTTCACAGTATAAATCTCTATACGGCAAGGACCCGAATTGGGAATCCGCCCTGGGATACGATGCATACAACTTTATTATTGCCGCATTCTCATCCGGGAAATCGGAATCTCTCTGCAGATCGCTTCGTCAACTGGATAACAGAAGAGGAACTCTTGGGCGTCTGGTTTTTATCGATTCCCCCCAGGAACCTTCTCTTCGTATTTATACAATAAAAAATGAAGAAATTAAGGAGGTAGTTAGATGA
- the lepB gene encoding signal peptidase I: protein MSKNKKKRNVEQPQSKPAEAKKPRKPFGRRLWEFVRSWGLVILIVLAIRAFVIEAFTVPTGSMEDTILPGDFLLVNKFVYGFKAPFTNADIIPGRMPKRGEIIVFRYPRDTRWPEPEERYARFFPKWFPLLPIFWDKWDKKFHWYSPHNYVKRCIGLPGDTIEVINKRLYVNGEPLDDSRYVTHKDPSIFPPVVPADEFNKRWRNLEFERRYEVRDNFGPIIVPQGYVFGMGDNRDQSDDCRYWGPIPIKFLKGSPVVIYFSLGEGNNLLERILRINWNRIGRVVR, encoded by the coding sequence ATGTCTAAGAATAAGAAGAAAAGGAACGTAGAACAGCCACAGTCAAAACCGGCTGAAGCAAAGAAACCCAGGAAGCCGTTCGGCCGCAGGCTCTGGGAGTTCGTGCGTTCGTGGGGGCTCGTGATTTTGATAGTGCTTGCCATTAGGGCATTCGTAATCGAGGCGTTCACGGTTCCCACAGGTTCAATGGAGGATACAATCCTTCCGGGAGATTTTCTTCTTGTCAACAAGTTCGTATACGGATTCAAGGCTCCCTTCACTAATGCGGATATAATCCCGGGCAGAATGCCTAAACGGGGCGAGATAATCGTCTTCCGCTATCCCAGGGACACAAGATGGCCCGAACCCGAGGAGCGCTACGCGCGCTTCTTCCCGAAGTGGTTCCCGCTCCTGCCCATATTCTGGGACAAATGGGATAAGAAGTTCCACTGGTACTCGCCGCACAACTATGTCAAACGCTGCATAGGCCTGCCCGGCGACACGATAGAGGTAATAAACAAGAGGCTCTACGTTAACGGAGAGCCTCTTGACGATTCCCGCTACGTTACCCATAAGGATCCTTCAATATTTCCGCCGGTTGTCCCTGCCGATGAATTCAACAAGCGCTGGCGGAACCTTGAGTTCGAACGCCGGTACGAGGTCCGCGACAACTTCGGCCCGATAATAGTACCCCAGGGCTACGTGTTCGGTATGGGCGACAACCGCGACCAGTCCGACGACTGCCGCTACTGGGGACCTATACCGATAAAGTTTCTCAAGGGTTCGCCTGTCGTCATTTACTTTTCACTTGGCGAAGGGAACAACCTCTTGGAACGTATTTTGCGTATCAACTGGAACCGCATAGGTCGGGTTGTAAGATAG
- a CDS encoding redoxin domain-containing protein encodes MIRKFILLALIFTNYVGASIEPKVKPEHPVAGQRISLEFDSLNAQEPVLIISANTPDTAIVEILSGKASGKGLLFSYTVPEKAVFLQYTVEDKDSTLMPEGIKFYGTPVYDKVSDKPLFDANRLYSLIYLDSRADHLAKARELLEKELELYPANWEAYVLLKRLDLGEGKTNEDKMAANLDSLLALKPDSLETLEFAALDFYMSYSAYESKASSLLASLAQAYPASKYWTDYQYSIYNFISQTPEKLGDFEREVFPSLKSEAKESAYFLLMSYALAGGRSRRIEDLANSFLKEFPNSTLAPAFIVTMLGSKYEQQNAEWAKKVEDWLKIYPEDPELNIQLAEYYRDKSWNTALVYYRKALKSSNLPQVAIVFAEASAEKEKNFAEASKAMKQAFAQTTQNNYRKLLWWEDFQTRQRKLDQSLIALYLSNGWLAFKTGNYENALSDLLNADSLLVNLNSYSEEVYRRLLAVSEKMGNLEARKIALVNLLIAQPDDESNQNLIKGIYLLEHQDTTGFGEWFFNEKLKVALRNRIDRGVPEFKIFDMAGKEMNIRDLAGKVVVINFWATWCQPCRQEIPQLNALVKDYKDNDEVVFISISKEDPKTVSDFLNENTFTYKIYLDDGQASTLFNVQSVPTHLVIDKKGKLQYEHIGSFPNLGQILSSEINALLENR; translated from the coding sequence GTGATAAGAAAATTCATACTGCTTGCATTGATCTTCACAAATTATGTAGGCGCATCGATCGAACCGAAGGTAAAGCCCGAACATCCTGTAGCAGGTCAAAGAATATCTCTTGAGTTTGACTCACTTAACGCTCAAGAACCTGTTCTCATAATTTCAGCAAATACGCCTGATACGGCTATAGTTGAAATTCTTTCAGGAAAAGCTTCCGGTAAAGGATTGCTTTTCTCCTACACGGTACCTGAAAAAGCCGTGTTTCTTCAGTACACTGTCGAGGATAAAGACTCAACGCTTATGCCCGAAGGCATCAAGTTTTACGGAACACCTGTATACGATAAGGTTTCGGACAAGCCGCTCTTCGATGCGAATCGTTTATACTCGCTTATATATCTGGATTCTAGGGCAGATCATCTTGCGAAAGCTCGCGAACTCCTGGAAAAGGAACTCGAGCTCTATCCAGCGAACTGGGAAGCTTATGTACTGCTTAAACGATTGGACCTCGGAGAGGGAAAAACGAATGAAGATAAGATGGCCGCAAACCTAGATTCCCTGCTTGCATTAAAACCAGATTCCCTTGAGACGCTGGAGTTTGCCGCCCTCGATTTTTATATGTCTTATTCTGCTTACGAGAGCAAAGCTTCGAGTCTCTTGGCCTCGCTTGCTCAAGCCTACCCCGCAAGCAAATACTGGACCGATTACCAGTATTCTATATACAATTTCATCTCGCAAACGCCTGAAAAACTTGGCGATTTCGAAAGAGAGGTTTTCCCTTCACTTAAGAGTGAAGCAAAGGAAAGCGCTTACTTCCTTTTGATGAGCTACGCACTTGCTGGAGGCCGCTCAAGAAGGATAGAGGACCTGGCCAACTCATTCCTAAAGGAGTTCCCGAACTCGACACTCGCTCCCGCTTTCATCGTAACCATGCTCGGTTCCAAGTATGAACAGCAAAACGCCGAGTGGGCCAAGAAGGTAGAAGACTGGCTTAAGATTTATCCCGAAGATCCCGAGCTCAACATCCAGCTGGCCGAGTATTACAGGGACAAGAGTTGGAACACAGCACTGGTTTACTACCGAAAAGCCTTAAAATCGAGCAATCTTCCCCAGGTTGCAATTGTTTTTGCAGAAGCCTCTGCAGAAAAGGAGAAAAACTTTGCTGAAGCCTCAAAGGCGATGAAGCAAGCGTTTGCTCAGACTACCCAGAATAACTACAGAAAACTCCTCTGGTGGGAGGATTTTCAGACCCGCCAGCGCAAGCTGGATCAATCGCTGATAGCCCTTTACTTAAGCAACGGCTGGCTGGCGTTCAAGACTGGGAATTACGAAAACGCCCTGTCCGACTTGCTTAATGCGGATTCCCTGCTCGTAAACCTGAATTCGTACAGCGAGGAAGTTTACAGAAGGCTCCTTGCGGTTAGTGAAAAAATGGGAAATCTGGAGGCGCGCAAGATAGCTTTAGTCAATCTTCTTATCGCTCAGCCCGATGATGAGTCTAACCAAAACCTTATTAAAGGCATATACCTTCTGGAACACCAGGATACAACAGGATTCGGTGAATGGTTTTTTAACGAAAAACTCAAGGTCGCTCTACGAAACCGGATAGACAGAGGAGTCCCCGAATTCAAGATATTCGATATGGCCGGAAAAGAAATGAACATTCGTGACTTAGCCGGCAAGGTGGTTGTAATAAACTTCTGGGCAACGTGGTGCCAGCCCTGCCGCCAAGAAATTCCTCAGCTCAACGCTCTGGTTAAGGACTACAAAGACAACGATGAAGTCGTATTCATAAGCATCTCAAAGGAAGACCCCAAGACAGTAAGCGATTTTTTGAATGAAAACACGTTCACGTACAAAATCTACCTAGATGACGGCCAGGCATCAACGCTATTCAACGTCCAGTCTGTGCCGACGCACCTTGTTATCGATAAAAAGGGTAAGCTCCAATACGAACATATAGGCAGCTTCCCTAATCTTGGACAAATCCTTTCTTCGGAGATAAACGCTCTTCTTGAAAATCGCTGA
- a CDS encoding glycosyltransferase family 2 protein, producing the protein MLAGLSLKRRMWLLLFVLAIAGLQMFMKLGPWFFVGTGIFLALAVAYAALTIGREYPHAPPSPGYRPFVTVIIPAHNEESVIAETVSQAFKLRYQKGKKRNFEVWVIDDRSTDATGRVLEGLKKRYRSLNVLSRSHDAFPGKSAALNECLPLTKGEVILILDADSHFPIDLISQAIGYLSSDEVCGAQVAKRIANPETNMLCSRQADEYKVDISIQLRRDMVGGAVEFKGNGMFVKRSAIEAVGGWTIQTLTDDLDLSTKMLLAGYRIRFVNETSVWEQAAPDLRGFFKQRLRWIEGGMTRYLDYILRILRGPIHPRLRFDMVLFLLQYAVPVYVVADLLSQFVWIFTLGYLRLGNLGLVMLATFVTFSANLVAAYIREHRYNIWQITGRTFVTIIYMSLWFPLIVVATFNLILGLESRSWKKVQRVKAEDIVKTLT; encoded by the coding sequence ATGCTAGCCGGGTTATCATTAAAACGTCGCATGTGGCTCCTGCTTTTCGTGCTTGCTATTGCCGGGTTGCAGATGTTTATGAAACTCGGTCCGTGGTTTTTCGTGGGGACGGGGATATTCCTTGCCCTGGCGGTAGCGTATGCTGCACTCACAATAGGCAGGGAATACCCGCACGCACCGCCGTCCCCCGGCTACAGACCCTTTGTTACCGTAATAATCCCCGCACATAACGAAGAAAGTGTCATAGCTGAAACAGTAAGCCAGGCGTTTAAATTGAGATATCAGAAGGGCAAGAAAAGAAACTTCGAAGTCTGGGTGATTGATGACCGTTCAACGGACGCAACCGGGCGAGTCCTCGAAGGTTTAAAGAAGCGATACAGGTCGCTTAATGTTCTATCACGTTCCCATGATGCCTTCCCTGGCAAATCGGCTGCCCTTAACGAATGCCTTCCCCTGACTAAGGGAGAAGTCATACTCATTCTTGATGCGGATTCTCATTTCCCTATAGACCTTATCTCTCAGGCAATAGGATATCTTTCTTCCGACGAAGTCTGCGGAGCACAAGTGGCTAAACGGATTGCGAATCCTGAAACCAATATGTTGTGTTCGAGGCAGGCCGACGAGTATAAGGTTGATATAAGCATTCAGCTTCGAAGGGATATGGTCGGCGGAGCCGTAGAGTTCAAGGGAAACGGGATGTTTGTAAAAAGAAGCGCTATCGAAGCCGTAGGCGGGTGGACTATTCAAACCCTTACGGATGATCTGGATCTCTCTACAAAAATGCTTTTAGCCGGCTACAGAATACGGTTTGTTAACGAAACATCGGTGTGGGAACAAGCAGCGCCTGATTTGCGAGGTTTCTTTAAGCAAAGGCTGAGATGGATTGAAGGAGGGATGACGAGATATCTCGATTACATCCTCCGCATTCTCAGGGGCCCTATCCATCCAAGACTTCGTTTTGATATGGTGCTGTTCCTTCTGCAGTACGCCGTTCCAGTTTACGTTGTGGCCGATCTTCTTTCCCAGTTCGTCTGGATATTCACTCTCGGTTATCTTCGGCTCGGGAATCTGGGATTAGTCATGCTTGCAACGTTTGTGACATTTTCCGCAAATCTCGTAGCCGCTTACATACGGGAACACAGATATAATATATGGCAGATAACGGGCCGGACCTTTGTCACGATTATTTATATGAGTTTATGGTTCCCGCTTATAGTTGTTGCTACCTTTAATCTAATTCTTGGACTCGAATCGCGTTCATGGAAAAAAGTCCAGCGGGTTAAAGCTGAGGATATTGTTAAAACCCTGACTTAA
- a CDS encoding C40 family peptidase, whose protein sequence is MKIADKSRAKERITASSILNAFLLSCLIVSGCVPPSTTVLRTPTRDALVEEIHKFKGTPYHYGGSTPKGTDCSGFTMTVFSRFGVKLPHSASGQFNMGKSVDRSNLKIGDLLFFRTQGSKVVNHVGIYLWEGKMVHASSTDGVIVVPFTGNIYYERRYAGARRIIDF, encoded by the coding sequence TTGAAAATCGCTGACAAGAGTCGCGCAAAAGAGCGGATTACTGCAAGCAGCATCTTGAATGCGTTCTTGTTGTCGTGTTTGATTGTCTCAGGCTGCGTTCCTCCTTCTACAACGGTCTTGCGGACTCCAACAAGAGACGCACTCGTTGAAGAGATTCACAAATTCAAAGGAACCCCTTACCACTATGGCGGCTCCACGCCGAAAGGAACGGACTGTTCAGGCTTTACCATGACTGTTTTCTCAAGATTCGGTGTCAAGCTTCCCCATTCAGCATCAGGGCAATTCAATATGGGCAAGTCGGTCGACCGCAGCAACTTAAAAATCGGCGATTTACTTTTCTTCCGCACCCAGGGCTCCAAAGTTGTCAACCATGTAGGCATATACCTTTGGGAGGGCAAGATGGTCCACGCATCTTCGACGGACGGCGTCATCGTAGTCCCTTTTACCGGAAACATATATTACGAACGTCGCTACGCCGGGGCAAGAAGGATAATAGACTTTTGA
- the lepB gene encoding signal peptidase I, producing MSRKETKKTKKEEGQKTQGKRSFWRKAWDFVKDWSTIILLVLAIRAFGVESMIVPTGSMERTIMPGDALLVNKFRYGFKMPFTNKDIIPGRRPNKGDVIVFRYPHHGRYPQPDERFVRFFPKWFPLLPIHWDKRDKKFNFYAPENWVKRCVGLPGDTVEIINKELYVNGRTFAWNYKAAFEDQYAFPSLVPREEFQKRWMDLLCFQFHDSLYYADSSVYKSNPSFGRISFDELRFYYDSLFVQAYYDRRIGEEHLMHYIVNFYMNPKHLKDMENQSLDIDLPIPPDGTADLAGFYNKYYSQTNYKVRNMEVDSFLYASYIMHYYMRDNFGPIVVPDGVVMGIGDNRDYSHDCRYWGFIPLEMLKGSPLVCYYSLGDEYDADSNKMSIPARILGTHWERIGRPVN from the coding sequence TTGAGCAGGAAAGAGACAAAGAAGACGAAAAAAGAAGAGGGACAAAAGACTCAAGGAAAGCGTTCCTTCTGGCGAAAAGCGTGGGATTTTGTTAAAGACTGGTCGACGATAATCCTTTTAGTGCTCGCCATAAGGGCGTTTGGGGTGGAGTCGATGATAGTACCTACCGGCTCGATGGAAAGAACCATCATGCCGGGCGACGCCTTGCTCGTCAACAAATTCCGCTATGGATTCAAGATGCCCTTCACCAACAAAGACATAATCCCCGGCCGCAGACCCAATAAGGGCGATGTAATCGTCTTCCGCTACCCCCATCACGGTCGCTACCCCCAGCCTGACGAAAGATTTGTTCGTTTCTTTCCAAAATGGTTCCCGCTCCTGCCCATACACTGGGATAAGCGGGATAAGAAATTCAACTTCTACGCGCCTGAGAACTGGGTTAAGCGTTGTGTCGGATTGCCCGGCGACACGGTGGAGATAATAAATAAGGAGCTATACGTCAACGGAAGGACGTTCGCGTGGAACTACAAAGCCGCTTTCGAGGATCAGTACGCCTTTCCGAGCCTTGTTCCAAGGGAGGAGTTCCAGAAACGCTGGATGGACCTCTTGTGTTTTCAATTTCACGACAGCCTGTACTACGCGGACTCCAGCGTATACAAGTCGAATCCTTCCTTCGGCAGAATATCATTCGATGAACTGAGATTTTATTACGACAGCCTTTTCGTTCAAGCGTATTACGACAGAAGGATAGGTGAGGAGCATCTTATGCACTATATCGTGAATTTCTATATGAACCCCAAGCATCTGAAAGACATGGAGAATCAAAGTCTGGATATAGACCTCCCCATCCCACCTGATGGAACGGCTGATCTTGCCGGATTTTACAACAAATACTACTCTCAGACGAACTACAAGGTGCGGAACATGGAAGTGGACAGTTTTCTTTATGCTTCCTACATAATGCACTACTATATGAGAGATAACTTCGGTCCCATTGTCGTTCCGGATGGAGTCGTGATGGGTATAGGCGATAACAGGGATTATTCGCACGATTGCCGCTACTGGGGATTCATTCCGCTCGAGATGCTCAAGGGTTCGCCTCTGGTCTGCTACTACTCGCTTGGCGACGAGTACGATGCCGACTCGAACAAGATGAGTATACCTGCAAGGATTCTCGGAACCCATTGGGAAAGGATAGGAAGACCCGTTAACTAG
- the pyrR gene encoding bifunctional pyr operon transcriptional regulator/uracil phosphoribosyltransferase PyrR produces MRERCIRVLKVNGMSEHQIADAAEICRMITRIATQIVERNKGVMSLILVGIVRRGDILARRLAAELKRLEGGEIPVGAIDITLYRDDLQLASEMPLVQASSIPFDINNKIIVLVDDVLYTGRTVRAALSEILDFGRPQIIQLAVLVDRVNRELPIGADFIGRKIPAARDEIIDVNLNETDGREGIYIKKREETK; encoded by the coding sequence ATCCGGGAAAGATGCATAAGAGTCCTAAAAGTCAACGGCATGAGTGAACATCAAATAGCTGATGCGGCTGAAATATGCCGTATGATAACACGCATAGCTACACAGATTGTAGAACGAAACAAGGGCGTAATGAGCCTGATCCTTGTAGGAATAGTGCGCAGAGGCGATATTCTTGCCAGAAGGCTTGCTGCAGAACTTAAAAGGCTTGAGGGCGGCGAGATTCCTGTTGGAGCGATTGATATCACACTCTACCGGGATGATCTGCAACTCGCATCTGAAATGCCCCTGGTTCAGGCCTCTTCAATACCTTTTGATATCAACAACAAGATAATAGTCCTTGTCGACGACGTTTTATACACAGGTCGAACCGTACGCGCCGCACTCTCTGAGATTCTTGATTTCGGAAGACCCCAGATAATTCAGCTTGCCGTTCTTGTAGACAGGGTAAACCGAGAACTTCCAATAGGCGCCGACTTCATCGGACGAAAAATTCCTGCGGCAAGAGACGAGATCATTGATGTCAATCTTAATGAAACCGACGGAAGAGAAGGCATTTACATAAAAAAACGCGAGGAGACTAAGTGA
- a CDS encoding dihydroorotase, translating into MSAESYLLRNGTVYFPEEKTLRKADIIIENGSINRIQESIQPQEGIQIIEADGKIITPGFTDLHTHLREPGREDAETLESGAMAALAGGFTTICAMPNTEPATDSREQADFIRNKSKALGLAEILPIGSATKGRRGEEISEYALLKEGGVVALSDDGDWIRSAEVMRHALEYAGMLGLPVITHAEEPTLCEGGVMNEGKVSTILGLKTRPPVAEEIALKRDIALAAYTESHLHVAHLTTGTGVALIEEAKSKGIRVTAEVTPHHLLLADESMFSFDANLKVNPPLRTEQDRKSLLKAITEGLIDAIATDHAPHPVEEKEQELDIAPSGMIGLQTAFSLLWENLVDKSILKPETLLGLLTTGPASVIGRKVELREGLIVNLVLFDPEARWVLDNSTNRSRSRNTPWFGKTLKGKVEAVFLADKKFSF; encoded by the coding sequence TTGAGCGCTGAATCGTATCTTCTCCGAAACGGAACAGTATACTTTCCTGAAGAAAAAACCCTGAGGAAAGCTGATATCATTATTGAAAACGGTTCGATTAATCGGATCCAAGAAAGCATACAACCTCAAGAAGGCATCCAGATCATTGAAGCCGATGGCAAGATCATTACGCCCGGATTCACCGACCTGCACACACACCTCAGGGAACCCGGCAGAGAGGATGCGGAAACGCTAGAGTCCGGAGCTATGGCCGCGCTTGCGGGCGGGTTTACAACAATATGCGCCATGCCGAATACGGAACCCGCAACAGATTCACGCGAACAGGCGGATTTCATAAGGAATAAATCCAAAGCACTGGGTCTGGCTGAAATACTTCCTATAGGTTCGGCAACAAAAGGAAGGCGAGGGGAAGAGATCTCGGAGTACGCGCTTCTAAAGGAAGGTGGGGTGGTTGCTCTTTCAGATGACGGAGATTGGATACGCTCGGCTGAAGTAATGCGACATGCCCTGGAATACGCCGGAATGCTTGGCCTTCCTGTTATTACACATGCAGAGGAACCGACCTTGTGCGAAGGCGGTGTTATGAATGAGGGTAAGGTTTCAACGATACTGGGCCTTAAAACAAGACCTCCTGTAGCGGAAGAAATAGCCCTGAAGAGAGACATCGCTCTCGCCGCATACACGGAATCTCATCTGCATGTCGCCCATTTGACGACCGGAACAGGCGTCGCACTCATTGAAGAGGCTAAGTCAAAAGGCATTCGCGTAACCGCAGAGGTCACTCCTCATCATCTGCTGCTTGCGGATGAGTCCATGTTTTCATTTGACGCCAATCTCAAGGTAAACCCTCCGTTGAGAACCGAACAAGATAGAAAATCCCTCCTCAAGGCGATAACAGAGGGATTAATCGACGCAATAGCCACAGATCACGCACCTCATCCTGTGGAAGAAAAAGAGCAGGAACTCGATATCGCTCCATCAGGAATGATAGGCCTTCAGACCGCTTTTTCGTTGCTCTGGGAAAATCTTGTTGACAAGAGCATACTGAAGCCTGAGACGCTTCTCGGACTTCTTACTACAGGCCCGGCTTCCGTAATAGGAAGAAAAGTCGAACTCAGGGAAGGTTTAATCGTAAATCTGGTCTTGTTCGATCCGGAAGCCCGCTGGGTTTTGGATAATTCCACAAACCGTTCGCGTTCTCGCAACACGCCGTGGTTCGGAAAAACCTTGAAGGGCAAGGTTGAAGCGGTATTTCTCGCGGACAAAAAGTTTTCCTTTTAA